One stretch of Leadbetterella byssophila DSM 17132 DNA includes these proteins:
- a CDS encoding response regulator transcription factor — translation MLILVAEDDELILKTVEFKLKKEGHEVMLTRNGKDAIDAVKVLDFDLVITDIMMPFASGIEILSALRSIGKDTPVIVLSSLGQEEVVTEAFDMGAADFMVKPFSPNELMLRIKRLVR, via the coding sequence ATGCTCATTTTAGTAGCGGAAGACGACGAACTTATCTTAAAGACCGTCGAATTCAAATTAAAAAAAGAAGGCCATGAAGTTATGCTTACCCGAAACGGAAAAGATGCTATAGATGCCGTCAAGGTATTGGACTTTGATTTGGTGATCACGGACATCATGATGCCTTTTGCTTCAGGAATAGAGATCCTTTCTGCCCTACGATCTATAGGGAAAGATACCCCTGTTATTGTGCTCTCCAGTTTAGGTCAAGAGGAAGTCGTTACGGAGGCATTTGACATGGGAGCAGCTGATTTTATGGTAAAACCTTTCAGTCCGAATGAATTAATGCTAAGGATTAAGCGCTTAGTTCGGTAA
- a CDS encoding HEAT repeat domain-containing protein codes for MDIFTLRNLYIALIVVLALVLVLSVVVLAISFFKYNRIINRKRWRVKIDEIISKAIVTSEIEIDEVICESRPLRNQFLSALVDASRRFSGHAREEIAALFQAYDLKEEVLGKLKDRRTHWIAGGIQEAAVMELEDLVPTIHDLLSHPSPIVYQEAQFAIVSFQGFDGLDFLDDLSFPLSEWQNLRLLSIIKKIPENGEEKLRFWLKSPNPTVVIFVMRLIAKMQLLSLYDEVEAVEGEDRVKIQQVKTLEALENEKTVPSFMERFPDESEEVQKAILQALKYSRHPEAVHFLSLQLKNHEQGAIRMQAAEALHHLGKIDEMKALLTEGDPVLKQIIYHVLREKDASANDI; via the coding sequence ATGGATATTTTTACCCTAAGGAACCTCTATATAGCTTTAATAGTAGTTTTAGCTCTCGTACTCGTATTGAGTGTGGTGGTCTTGGCTATTAGCTTTTTCAAGTACAACCGAATCATAAACCGGAAAAGATGGAGGGTGAAAATTGACGAAATTATTTCCAAAGCCATCGTTACTAGTGAAATAGAAATAGATGAAGTGATTTGCGAAAGCAGACCGCTGAGGAATCAATTCCTTTCGGCCCTGGTGGATGCCAGTAGGCGCTTTAGCGGTCATGCACGAGAGGAAATCGCCGCCCTTTTTCAGGCTTACGATCTAAAGGAAGAAGTGCTGGGGAAATTAAAAGACAGAAGGACGCATTGGATAGCAGGTGGAATTCAGGAGGCTGCTGTGATGGAACTAGAGGATTTGGTGCCAACTATTCATGATTTACTTTCTCATCCTTCTCCTATAGTATATCAGGAAGCTCAATTTGCCATCGTTTCCTTCCAGGGCTTTGACGGTCTGGACTTTTTGGATGATCTCAGCTTTCCCTTGTCGGAATGGCAGAACCTTCGTCTGCTCTCTATCATCAAAAAGATCCCTGAAAACGGAGAGGAAAAACTTCGATTTTGGCTAAAAAGCCCTAATCCTACTGTAGTCATTTTCGTGATGAGGTTAATCGCTAAGATGCAATTATTATCCCTCTATGATGAAGTAGAAGCAGTGGAGGGTGAAGATAGGGTGAAAATTCAGCAGGTAAAAACGCTGGAGGCCTTAGAGAATGAGAAAACAGTGCCGTCATTTATGGAGAGATTCCCTGATGAATCAGAGGAGGTCCAAAAGGCCATTTTGCAGGCCTTGAAATATTCCAGACATCCGGAGGCTGTGCATTTTTTATCTTTACAGCTCAAGAATCACGAGCAGGGAGCCATTAGAATGCAAGCGGCTGAGGCTCTCCACCATTTGGGCAAGATTGATGAAATGAAAGCCCTCTTGACTGAAGGAGACCCCGTTTTAAAACAAATCATATACCACGTATTAAGAGAAAAAGATGCTAGCGCAAACGATATATGA
- a CDS encoding sulfatase-like hydrolase/transferase yields the protein MLAQTIYEVSIWVFLIYSILIFIIYGWIGYYAFGALKLYKQRNLFTDYNLVASNPNAPRFSIVAPAYNEGKTIVENVRSLLSLFYNNLEIIIVNDGSKDDSIDRLIAAYDLEATSFFVQGHLPTQDIKAVYRSKNLAFKKLVVVDKVNGGKADALNAGINVSSGDYLVCIDVDCILEQDAILKLAKPFLEQTDKKVIACGGVIRLANNCIVENGKVVDVNLPKTWLGKSQALEYIRAFVLGRMAWSRASALILISGAFGAFDRKIVLECGGYDPETVGEDMELVVRMRRYMEEKNEPYKVVNIPDPLCWTEVPEKEEVLKRQRNRWMRGTMETLWKHRKLIFNPKYGKLGMMSMPYWLFFEFLGPIVESLGYVFFAMLWIFGLINWQFFLALYGLVICTGITYSVYGILVDLASHQVYTKRKDFWKLIATANLEPLYFHPLVVRASVSGVLDYFRNKQGWGEMTRQGFRKGEEDLPLWKWVLNSLERSFMAWFWPSMAFIGITCILAGVEAFWYRYQEIEFDGISLFRNNLEIAFQCVMFGAVFYLLLRLLNVRRGQIFLVIYYTFLSVLYFVLFLYFSEGKSLLGADAFIYSKEEVWQIVKSSGVMNPLNIGILVFMISAVACLIYVSLFQKTRSWIPGFVLFLVGFMLWGVNFESEHESEMTRMSSSSKWAFFFEANYKHLKDKWWPENELANAEFPFLHQKNTTNFLKEYLNSSAEKPNIVLIIVEGLGSAYTRSEGYIGNFTPFFDSLTTQSLYWKNALSSSGRTFAALPTLTGSLPFAQSGFLELNEYPSHFSLWNILKKNGYQTGFFYGGHASFDRMKDFLVFNEVDQIIERNNFPDGYRLLPNNNGETWGYEDASVLSVLSQAESSKPYFHVALTLSTHNPFIINDKSVYEEKFEQRVKELKYEGAKLKQVRDQKKALTTVLELDDNLRHFMQVYSQRDDFHRTIFIITGDHAMPEIPFETKLDRYRVPLLIYSPLIKTPRTFKQMVSHFDLVPSLLSYLENANNLIVPQQVTWIGEGLQGSKAYPLMQSKTLLQEYITPKYHWVGGETYVISADLQEERVPEDRDGLGEKFKLFKQRNQTLIQGKPLMPDSVYTNFLRRFD from the coding sequence ATGCTAGCGCAAACGATATATGAAGTCAGCATTTGGGTCTTCTTGATCTATTCCATCCTGATCTTTATTATCTACGGGTGGATAGGTTATTATGCTTTTGGTGCGCTTAAACTGTATAAGCAGAGAAATCTCTTTACGGATTATAACCTGGTGGCTTCAAATCCCAATGCTCCACGTTTCTCTATAGTGGCACCGGCATACAATGAGGGGAAGACCATAGTGGAAAACGTAAGGTCTTTGCTTTCTCTATTCTACAATAATCTGGAAATCATTATTGTGAATGATGGAAGTAAGGATGATTCCATTGACCGACTCATAGCAGCTTATGACTTGGAAGCCACTTCTTTCTTCGTGCAGGGACATCTTCCTACCCAAGACATCAAAGCCGTTTACCGTAGTAAAAATTTGGCCTTTAAAAAGCTTGTGGTGGTAGATAAAGTGAACGGAGGGAAAGCTGACGCACTGAACGCCGGAATAAATGTTTCCAGTGGAGATTATCTGGTTTGTATAGATGTAGACTGTATTCTGGAACAAGATGCCATTTTGAAACTCGCTAAGCCTTTCCTTGAACAAACGGATAAAAAGGTTATTGCCTGCGGAGGGGTGATCCGACTAGCCAATAATTGTATTGTAGAAAACGGTAAGGTAGTAGACGTCAACTTGCCCAAAACCTGGCTAGGTAAAAGTCAAGCTTTAGAATATATACGTGCTTTTGTATTAGGTAGAATGGCCTGGTCAAGAGCTTCTGCACTTATTCTTATTTCCGGTGCCTTTGGAGCATTTGACCGTAAGATTGTTTTAGAATGTGGAGGATATGATCCGGAAACCGTGGGGGAGGACATGGAATTAGTGGTCAGAATGCGCCGCTATATGGAGGAGAAGAATGAGCCATACAAAGTGGTAAATATACCTGATCCTCTATGCTGGACAGAGGTACCGGAAAAAGAGGAGGTTTTAAAGCGACAAAGAAACCGCTGGATGAGGGGAACCATGGAGACTCTTTGGAAACATAGGAAGCTCATTTTTAATCCTAAATATGGTAAATTAGGGATGATGAGTATGCCGTATTGGCTGTTCTTTGAGTTTTTAGGACCTATAGTGGAAAGCCTTGGATATGTCTTCTTTGCCATGCTATGGATCTTTGGCTTGATTAACTGGCAGTTCTTCCTGGCCTTGTACGGTTTGGTCATCTGTACCGGCATAACCTATTCCGTTTATGGAATACTGGTAGACTTAGCCAGTCACCAGGTTTATACCAAAAGGAAGGATTTCTGGAAACTCATAGCTACGGCTAATTTAGAACCCTTGTATTTCCATCCCTTGGTAGTGAGGGCCAGTGTAAGTGGTGTTCTGGATTATTTCCGCAACAAACAAGGGTGGGGAGAGATGACCCGACAAGGCTTCCGTAAGGGAGAAGAGGATTTACCACTCTGGAAATGGGTTTTGAATAGTTTGGAGCGAAGTTTCATGGCTTGGTTTTGGCCTTCCATGGCGTTTATTGGCATAACTTGTATCCTAGCAGGAGTGGAAGCATTCTGGTATAGATATCAGGAGATTGAATTTGATGGTATCAGTTTGTTCCGAAATAACCTGGAAATCGCCTTTCAATGTGTCATGTTTGGAGCGGTTTTCTATCTCCTGTTGAGATTATTGAATGTACGTAGAGGACAAATCTTCTTGGTCATCTATTATACCTTTCTCTCCGTACTGTATTTTGTACTGTTCCTGTATTTTTCTGAAGGTAAAAGTCTTCTAGGTGCTGACGCCTTTATCTATTCGAAAGAAGAGGTGTGGCAGATTGTGAAAAGCTCCGGCGTGATGAATCCTCTAAACATAGGTATACTGGTGTTTATGATAAGTGCAGTAGCCTGTTTGATCTACGTTTCTTTATTCCAAAAGACCCGCTCTTGGATTCCTGGCTTTGTACTCTTTTTAGTGGGTTTCATGTTATGGGGAGTAAATTTCGAAAGTGAACACGAGAGTGAAATGACGCGAATGTCTTCCAGTTCCAAATGGGCCTTTTTCTTCGAAGCAAATTATAAGCATTTGAAGGATAAGTGGTGGCCTGAAAACGAATTAGCTAACGCAGAATTTCCTTTTTTACACCAGAAGAATACTACTAACTTCTTAAAGGAATACCTGAATTCAAGTGCAGAGAAACCTAATATCGTGCTGATTATCGTGGAGGGTCTGGGCTCAGCCTATACTAGATCTGAGGGATATATAGGTAATTTCACTCCGTTTTTTGATTCTTTGACTACTCAATCTCTGTATTGGAAAAATGCCTTAAGTAGTAGTGGTAGGACCTTTGCAGCCTTGCCTACGTTAACGGGATCACTGCCTTTTGCTCAGTCGGGATTTCTTGAATTAAATGAATACCCGTCTCATTTCTCGCTTTGGAATATATTAAAGAAGAATGGATATCAAACCGGCTTTTTCTATGGCGGGCATGCCAGCTTTGACCGTATGAAAGATTTCTTGGTATTTAATGAAGTAGATCAGATCATTGAGAGAAATAATTTCCCGGACGGATACCGACTTTTGCCTAATAATAATGGGGAGACTTGGGGGTACGAAGATGCTTCGGTCTTAAGTGTTCTTTCTCAAGCTGAAAGTTCAAAACCCTATTTTCACGTGGCTCTCACTCTTTCCACTCATAATCCATTTATCATTAACGATAAATCTGTCTACGAAGAGAAGTTTGAGCAGCGTGTGAAAGAATTGAAATATGAAGGAGCAAAATTAAAGCAAGTACGCGACCAGAAAAAAGCACTGACTACAGTTCTGGAGCTGGATGACAATCTCCGTCATTTTATGCAAGTTTATTCCCAAAGGGATGACTTCCACCGTACCATTTTTATTATTACCGGAGACCATGCCATGCCTGAGATTCCCTTTGAAACGAAATTAGATAGGTATAGAGTACCTTTACTGATCTATTCTCCTTTGATTAAAACTCCTAGGACCTTTAAGCAGATGGTATCCCATTTTGATCTCGTTCCTAGTTTGTTGTCCTATTTAGAAAACGCGAATAACTTAATAGTTCCTCAGCAAGTAACGTGGATTGGAGAGGGTTTACAAGGGAGCAAGGCCTATCCTTTGATGCAATCCAAAACCTTGCTTCAGGAATATATCACTCCAAAGTATCATTGGGTAGGTGGAGAGACCTATGTGATAAGTGCAGATTTACAAGAAGAGAGGGTGCCTGAAGATAGGGATGGACTTGGAGAGAAATTCAAGCTATTTAAACAAAGGAATCAGACACTGATTCAAGGTAAACCTTTGATGCCTGATTCCGTATATACTAATTTTCTTAGAAGGTTCGATTAA
- a CDS encoding YaiO family outer membrane beta-barrel protein yields MKRLITLFLLTLSTYTFGQSSDDLLAQAKTQAFDQKNYPEAIKTLKQAIEKSPDYLDLHIFLGRIYTWSDQVEEARNVFKPWFEKKVDTEDFYLAYASLEYWNDEEDRALEILQQGLEFNPKSEDLLYLQARIYNSLDQYEKAEESLNTLLSQNPKHTEGRELLVRIRDLTAKNAIGVTYNFVHFDKQFADNWHIVGLSYRRATSIGSFIFRTNLAQKFGDNGIQFEVEGYPRLSKMFYLYTGVGYSNQVGIFPKYRTGVSLYANLPQSFEGEIGYRQLHFNDDVWMYTASVGKYYQNLWFNLRTYLTPGNSNLSHSYTGTVRYYTKGANDYLGFQIGTGISPDENRSNLLEPQIYKMKTYKIGLDYNFTLGKRNIFWIQGTYFNQEYQRETRGNQYDLTLGFNRTF; encoded by the coding sequence ATGAAACGATTAATAACCCTATTCCTCCTTACTCTTTCCACTTATACGTTTGGGCAGAGTAGTGATGATTTATTAGCTCAGGCAAAGACTCAGGCATTTGATCAAAAAAACTATCCTGAAGCCATCAAGACCTTGAAACAAGCCATAGAAAAGTCCCCGGATTATCTGGATTTACACATCTTCCTGGGAAGGATTTATACTTGGTCAGATCAAGTGGAAGAAGCGAGAAATGTCTTCAAACCTTGGTTTGAAAAGAAGGTAGATACTGAGGACTTCTATTTGGCCTATGCCTCATTGGAATATTGGAATGACGAAGAGGACCGTGCATTAGAGATTCTGCAACAAGGATTAGAATTTAATCCAAAAAGTGAAGATCTTTTGTACTTACAAGCAAGAATATATAATTCTTTGGACCAATATGAAAAGGCGGAAGAAAGTCTAAATACCTTATTAAGCCAAAACCCTAAACATACAGAAGGGAGGGAATTATTGGTCAGAATTAGAGATTTAACGGCAAAAAATGCAATAGGAGTAACGTATAACTTCGTGCACTTTGATAAACAGTTTGCAGACAACTGGCATATTGTAGGTCTAAGTTATAGACGGGCTACCTCCATAGGTTCCTTTATTTTCCGCACAAATCTGGCTCAGAAATTCGGAGATAATGGGATTCAGTTTGAAGTGGAAGGCTACCCACGCCTATCTAAAATGTTCTATTTGTATACCGGAGTAGGGTACTCTAATCAAGTAGGCATTTTCCCTAAGTATCGTACAGGTGTTTCTCTTTATGCTAACCTTCCTCAGAGTTTCGAAGGGGAGATAGGTTATAGGCAGCTGCATTTTAACGATGACGTATGGATGTACACCGCTTCCGTGGGCAAGTACTATCAGAATCTTTGGTTTAATCTGAGAACCTACTTAACGCCTGGAAATAGCAATCTATCCCATTCTTATACAGGAACGGTTAGATACTATACCAAAGGAGCTAATGATTATTTAGGCTTCCAGATAGGTACAGGTATTAGTCCGGATGAAAACAGGAGTAATCTATTGGAACCTCAGATTTATAAGATGAAAACCTACAAAATAGGTCTCGACTACAATTTCACCCTTGGTAAACGTAATATATTTTGGATTCAGGGCACTTACTTTAATCAAGAATATCAACGAGAAACCAGAGGTAACCAATACGATTTAACTTTAGGATTTAATCGAACCTTCTAA
- a CDS encoding TIGR01777 family oxidoreductase has protein sequence MKTILISGGTGYVGTHLISALINAGYQVHILTRKPQTSDHPQIRYFVWKDFQAPAQAFKGVTTLINLCGTPLAEKRWTDLRKTEILHSRILPLKSLLTPALAAGVRHIISSSAVGYYPEGKHDESSLPGQGFLSNVCVQWENAAKEWRGKGVITDILRFGLVLSPDAPIIRKLLPLARLGINLSVGRGNQKLSWIHVQDLASIFLFLLENPQNKAINACSPQIMEMREFATVLQEGKYTLLPPAPSFVVKGILGQRATLLLDSIEAKPEILKNLNFPFAYADPRQILQK, from the coding sequence ATGAAAACAATTTTAATCTCCGGAGGTACCGGTTATGTGGGTACTCATCTGATTTCTGCACTGATAAATGCCGGATATCAGGTGCATATCTTGACCCGTAAACCTCAAACGTCTGATCATCCTCAAATCAGGTACTTCGTATGGAAAGACTTCCAAGCCCCTGCTCAGGCTTTCAAAGGGGTCACTACTCTTATTAATCTATGTGGTACTCCTTTAGCGGAGAAAAGATGGACGGATCTTCGTAAAACGGAAATTCTACACAGCAGAATCCTACCTTTGAAAAGCTTACTCACTCCGGCACTGGCAGCGGGGGTTAGACATATCATTTCTAGTTCTGCCGTGGGCTATTACCCCGAAGGTAAACATGATGAAAGCAGCCTCCCGGGTCAGGGCTTTCTAAGTAATGTCTGTGTACAATGGGAAAATGCAGCTAAGGAATGGAGGGGAAAAGGAGTGATAACGGATATTTTAAGATTTGGTCTGGTTCTAAGCCCTGATGCACCCATAATTCGAAAACTGTTGCCCTTAGCTAGGTTAGGAATCAACCTATCTGTAGGAAGGGGGAATCAGAAGCTCTCTTGGATTCATGTTCAGGATCTGGCTTCCATCTTTTTGTTCCTACTAGAAAATCCGCAAAACAAGGCTATAAATGCCTGCTCGCCTCAAATTATGGAAATGAGAGAATTTGCTACAGTGCTACAAGAAGGTAAATATACTTTGCTTCCTCCTGCTCCTAGTTTTGTGGTCAAAGGAATCTTGGGTCAAAGGGCTACCCTTCTGTTAGACAGCATAGAGGCTAAACCGGAGATTCTAAAAAACTTAAATTTCCCCTTTGCATATGCTGATCCTCGTCAGATATTGCAGAAATAG
- the arr gene encoding NAD(+)--rifampin ADP-ribosyltransferase, translating into MNATPLEPTYFHGTKAQLSIGDYITPGHNSNYGTGKEASYIYLSGTLDAAIWGAELAKGEGKERIYLVEATGELEDDPNVTNKRFSGNPTLSYRSTSPFLVVGEVGDWLPHPAEQVQAMKATISSKTDDDIL; encoded by the coding sequence ATGAATGCAACTCCATTGGAACCCACCTACTTTCACGGGACAAAAGCACAATTAAGTATTGGAGACTACATTACGCCAGGCCATAACTCCAATTATGGAACGGGTAAAGAAGCAAGTTATATCTACCTTTCGGGAACATTAGATGCGGCCATCTGGGGAGCGGAGTTAGCCAAAGGAGAGGGAAAAGAAAGAATCTATTTGGTGGAAGCTACGGGAGAACTGGAAGATGATCCTAATGTCACCAACAAGAGATTCTCTGGAAATCCCACCCTTTCATACAGGTCTACATCCCCTTTTCTTGTAGTTGGGGAAGTGGGGGATTGGCTACCTCATCCTGCTGAGCAAGTCCAAGCCATGAAAGCGACCATATCCTCTAAGACAGACGATGATATCTTGTAG
- a CDS encoding Hsp70 family protein translates to MQNFLYGVDFGTSNSALSILDLQSHQIIKTFILPSVLYFPKGEKRVLVGNEAVESYVGDGMKGRFIKSIKRVLSNKSFQHTLINGVRYDLSDLVSLILKKLKAQADDFVGTNVDQVILGRPVFFDDDDQDRDTLAQKRLEIAAKQAGFQKIHFQLEPIAAAFAYEKTLSSPQKVLVADLGGGTTDFTLISLDPAKHDQLDRRQDIISTGGIYLGGDAFDSAFMWEKGTPHFGRGVKYSTRPEQWLDLPLSLFLNITTWEKMIFFNSTKVLQDLKRYYFQSKNHPKLKNLIDLIEGNLGYSIFREIERVKVDLSQNTSTTFDFEPSGIKEPIRSSEYDEIISGDLQKIQNYLNQFIGDHHADSVFLTGGTSLVPAVQRMFKEKFGEVQSGDNFISVTQGLAYSHYLLHIE, encoded by the coding sequence ATGCAAAATTTCCTTTACGGGGTAGACTTTGGTACCTCTAATTCCGCACTATCTATATTAGATCTGCAATCTCATCAAATCATTAAGACCTTTATTTTACCTTCTGTTCTATATTTTCCAAAAGGAGAAAAAAGGGTATTGGTGGGAAATGAAGCCGTAGAAAGCTATGTAGGTGATGGGATGAAAGGTAGATTCATAAAATCCATCAAAAGAGTACTCTCTAACAAAAGTTTCCAGCATACGCTCATAAACGGAGTTAGATATGATCTTTCAGACCTGGTTAGCCTCATACTAAAGAAATTAAAAGCACAAGCAGATGATTTTGTGGGAACAAACGTAGACCAAGTTATCCTGGGCCGACCGGTATTCTTTGACGACGATGATCAGGATAGAGATACCTTAGCTCAAAAGCGTTTGGAGATAGCAGCGAAACAAGCAGGATTTCAAAAGATACATTTTCAGTTAGAACCCATAGCGGCAGCCTTTGCTTATGAGAAAACTTTAAGCTCGCCTCAAAAGGTTCTGGTAGCCGACTTAGGCGGGGGGACTACAGACTTCACCCTTATTTCACTGGATCCGGCCAAACACGATCAGTTAGACAGACGTCAGGATATCATCAGCACAGGAGGTATCTACCTGGGGGGAGATGCCTTTGATTCAGCTTTCATGTGGGAGAAAGGCACCCCGCATTTCGGACGAGGAGTGAAATACAGCACACGTCCGGAACAGTGGTTAGACTTGCCTTTATCGCTTTTCCTCAACATTACCACATGGGAAAAGATGATATTCTTCAACAGTACCAAGGTTTTACAAGATCTGAAGCGTTACTATTTTCAATCCAAGAACCATCCCAAACTAAAAAATCTTATAGACCTGATTGAAGGTAATTTGGGCTATAGCATTTTCAGGGAAATAGAGAGAGTAAAGGTGGATCTATCACAGAACACGTCCACCACTTTTGACTTTGAACCTTCTGGAATAAAAGAGCCCATTAGGTCATCTGAATACGATGAAATCATTTCGGGAGACCTACAAAAGATACAGAATTATTTGAATCAATTCATAGGTGATCATCATGCAGACAGTGTGTTCTTAACAGGAGGAACATCCCTAGTTCCAGCTGTTCAAAGGATGTTTAAAGAGAAATTTGGAGAGGTGCAGTCGGGCGACAACTTCATTTCCGTCACCCAAGGACTTGCTTACAGCCATTACTTACTGCATATCGAATAG
- a CDS encoding DUF4345 domain-containing protein, translating into MRKLANGIVIISLLGLAYVALLAWWSPQQVMDLVHLEIPNPDAASSIRGVYGSVGLFVCFVLGYLWKQDLALSLRFLALFWLLYALARVVTWKSHGPLGEFGTTWLGIESTFGILSLFLSKYPSVKSSA; encoded by the coding sequence ATGAGAAAACTTGCAAACGGTATCGTTATTATTAGTCTTTTAGGTCTTGCATATGTTGCCCTACTTGCCTGGTGGAGTCCTCAGCAGGTCATGGATTTAGTACATTTAGAAATTCCCAATCCAGACGCAGCCAGCTCCATTAGGGGAGTGTATGGAAGTGTTGGTCTTTTCGTATGCTTTGTTTTAGGCTACTTGTGGAAACAGGATCTAGCACTATCCTTGAGGTTCTTGGCGCTATTTTGGCTATTGTATGCCCTGGCCAGGGTAGTGACCTGGAAATCCCATGGCCCACTGGGAGAATTTGGCACCACCTGGCTAGGAATAGAAAGTACATTTGGTATACTTTCTTTGTTTCTTTCTAAATATCCTTCTGTTAAATCCTCTGCTTAA
- a CDS encoding Crp/Fnr family transcriptional regulator, whose translation MKTIAITEEFLNLKNMMKGLSEEEWDTFSEIWTKKTYPKGSLLTMQGDPENYIYFVVEGIQRIYHSYEDGKEATIIFSYPYSFSGVIDAALTGTPSRYFFETLSSSTFLKAPAQKFLELSRTIPALSGFVQNALAQNIKGLLEKMVEVQSLKSEEKFIRFMQRSPHMLHKVPQRYLANYLGIDPTNFSKLMNKVSI comes from the coding sequence ATGAAAACTATAGCTATTACAGAAGAATTCCTGAACCTAAAAAACATGATGAAGGGACTCTCAGAAGAAGAATGGGACACTTTTTCTGAAATCTGGACAAAAAAGACCTACCCGAAAGGCTCCCTTTTGACCATGCAGGGAGATCCTGAGAACTACATTTACTTTGTCGTAGAAGGTATTCAACGCATCTACCATTCTTACGAAGACGGCAAGGAAGCCACCATTATCTTTTCTTATCCTTATTCCTTTAGTGGAGTGATTGATGCAGCACTTACCGGTACACCTTCCCGCTATTTCTTTGAAACCTTAAGCTCCAGTACTTTCTTAAAGGCACCGGCACAAAAGTTCTTGGAATTAAGTAGAACCATTCCTGCACTAAGCGGTTTTGTTCAAAATGCTTTGGCACAAAACATCAAAGGCTTATTGGAGAAAATGGTGGAGGTACAAAGTCTGAAATCAGAAGAAAAATTCATTCGGTTTATGCAAAGAAGCCCGCACATGTTGCACAAGGTTCCACAGCGCTACTTAGCGAATTACTTAGGCATTGACCCTACGAATTTCAGCAAATTAATGAATAAAGTCAGCATCTGA
- a CDS encoding DinB family protein, with protein MLLNDLVNQWIAQKENIYYLVNLPTHLLRKRREDGGWSALECIEHLNIYARMYLDSVEEAISASPDDDNSTFKSGLLGGYFARTMAPAGTKMKTFKSTDPQLVSFHHDVIDEFQKHLERWGILLEMARHKDLNKKRVAMVKLPLLRFKLGDMLHILINHQSRHLQQAMRVVG; from the coding sequence ATGCTACTTAACGATCTTGTAAATCAATGGATTGCGCAGAAAGAAAATATTTATTATCTGGTCAATTTGCCTACCCACCTATTGCGGAAAAGGAGGGAAGATGGTGGATGGTCAGCCCTAGAATGTATAGAACATCTTAATATTTATGCACGTATGTATCTGGATTCGGTGGAGGAAGCCATCTCTGCCTCGCCGGATGACGACAACAGTACTTTTAAATCAGGACTACTAGGTGGATATTTTGCCCGCACCATGGCCCCTGCTGGTACGAAAATGAAGACATTTAAATCTACAGATCCGCAGCTTGTTAGCTTCCATCACGATGTGATTGATGAGTTCCAAAAGCACTTGGAGCGCTGGGGCATCCTACTAGAAATGGCTAGACACAAGGATTTAAATAAAAAAAGAGTGGCCATGGTTAAGCTGCCACTCCTTAGGTTTAAATTAGGGGATATGCTGCATATTTTGATCAATCATCAGTCCCGGCATTTGCAGCAAGCCATGCGGGTTGTAGGTTAA
- a CDS encoding YceI family protein yields the protein MKKLFLITLILTSCSDSDKITSYRIDGENAKVLWKGSTTDHSHTGSFEVDGYAKADLEGNLTEGEFSIPISSIDNYDLTGDVKIQLLEHLKSPDFFNALKYPKASFKLIRSVPNTENSQGLNQLISGEFTLLGTTKMITFPARVIVDKKKIEVKAQFTLNRTEYGMVSYTDPDEMLYVLPEVEIDLNIKGTKDA from the coding sequence ATGAAAAAGCTATTTTTAATCACTTTAATTTTAACATCCTGCAGCGACTCTGACAAAATTACTTCGTATCGTATCGATGGAGAAAACGCAAAAGTACTATGGAAAGGTTCAACCACAGATCATTCGCACACCGGTTCATTCGAAGTAGATGGCTACGCAAAGGCTGACTTAGAAGGTAATCTGACGGAAGGGGAATTCAGCATACCTATCTCATCCATTGACAATTATGATCTAACTGGCGATGTTAAGATCCAACTTTTGGAACATCTAAAAAGTCCGGATTTTTTCAACGCTTTGAAGTATCCTAAAGCCAGCTTCAAATTGATCCGTTCCGTGCCTAACACTGAAAATTCTCAAGGATTAAACCAATTGATTTCCGGAGAATTTACCTTATTAGGAACTACTAAGATGATCACCTTCCCGGCTCGCGTGATAGTAGATAAGAAGAAAATCGAAGTAAAAGCTCAATTCACTTTGAACAGGACAGAATACGGAATGGTAAGTTATACGGATCCTGATGAAATGCTATACGTCTTACCGGAAGTAGAGATTGACTTAAATATCAAAGGTACAAAAGACGCTTAA